In the Chryseobacterium sp. MYb264 genome, one interval contains:
- a CDS encoding RNA polymerase sigma factor, which yields MKNLLEENFDLARKNDGMGQKALYEMFSDKMLAIANSYTNNIYDAEDLLVTSFYTCFKKINECRDPKSFPFWLRKIVVNNCVDFIRKNKNLMYLDIDVNNINIEDEENSWEDNAYSINLEDIFSKMPDGYRLIFNLSVFEEKKHQEIAAILNISEGTSKSQLSKAKKWIIDYIKSEK from the coding sequence ATGAAGAATTTATTAGAAGAGAATTTTGATCTCGCTAGGAAAAATGACGGTATGGGGCAAAAAGCTCTGTATGAGATGTTTTCTGATAAAATGTTGGCGATTGCAAATTCTTACACTAATAATATCTATGATGCAGAAGACCTCTTAGTTACTTCATTTTATACCTGTTTTAAAAAGATTAATGAATGTCGGGATCCAAAAAGTTTTCCATTCTGGTTAAGAAAAATCGTTGTTAATAATTGTGTCGATTTTATCCGGAAAAATAAAAACCTGATGTATTTAGACATTGATGTAAACAATATAAATATCGAAGATGAAGAAAATAGCTGGGAAGATAATGCCTATTCAATCAATTTAGAGGATATTTTTTCTAAAATGCCGGATGGTTATCGGTTAATTTTCAATCTTTCTGTTTTTGAAGAAAAAAAGCATCAGGAAATTGCTGCCATTTTAAATATTTCGGAAGGAACAAGCAAAAGCCAGCTGAGTAAGGCAAAAAAGTGGATAATAGATTATATAAAATCCGAAAAATAA